In a genomic window of Jaculus jaculus isolate mJacJac1 unplaced genomic scaffold, mJacJac1.mat.Y.cur mat_scaffold_37_1_1805170_arrow_ctg1, whole genome shotgun sequence:
- the LOC123457354 gene encoding palmitoyltransferase ZDHHC3-like, whose amino-acid sequence MWFIRDGCGIACAVVIWLLVLYAEFVVLFVMLIPSQDYVYSIINGIVFNLLAFLALASHCWAMLMDPGAVPKGNANKEFIESLQLKPGQVVYKCPKYCSIKPDRAHHCSVCKWCICKMDHHCPWVNNCVGEKNQKYFVLFTMYIALMSLHALIMMGFHFLHCFEEDWTKCSSFSPPTTVILLILLCFEALLFLIFTSVMFGTQVHSICMDEMGIEQLKKEERRWAKKTKWMNMKAVFCHPFSLGWTSLFATPDQGKTDPYQYVV is encoded by the coding sequence ATGTGGTTTATCCGGGATGGCTGTGGCATTGCCTGTGCTGTTGTCATCTGGCTTCTGGTTCTCTATGCAGAGTTTGTGGTCCTCTTTGTCATGCTGATTCCATCCCAAGACTACGTGTACAGCATCATCAATGGGATTGTGTTCAACCTGCTGGCCTTCTTGGCCCTGGCCTCCCACTGCTGGGCCATGCTGATGGACCCCGGGGCAGTGCCCAAAGGAAATGCCAATAAAGAGTTCATCGAGAGCCTTCAGCTGAAGCCCGGACAGGTGGTATACAAGTGCCCCAAGTACTGCAGCATCAAGCCTGATCGAGCCCACCACTGCAGTGTTTGCAAGTGGTGCATTTGCAAGATGGACCACCACTGTCCCTGGGTCAACAACTGTGTTGGTGAGAAGAACCAGAAGTACTTCGTCCTGTTTACAATGTACATAGCTCTCATGTCCTTGCACGCCCTCATCATGATGGGATTCCACTTCCTGCATTGCTTTGAAGAAGACTGGACAAAATGCAGCTCTTTCTCTCCACCTACCACGGTCATCCTGCTCATCCTGCTGTGCTTTGAGGCACTGCTCTTCCTCATATTCACATCAGTGATGTTCGGGACCCAGGTGCACTCCATCTGCATGGACGAGATGGGAATAGAACAattgaaaaaggaagagagaagatgggctaAAAAAACAAAGTGGATGAACATGAAAGCCGTTTTTTGCCACCCCTTCTCTCTAGGCTGGACCAGCCTCTTTGCCACACCTGACCAGGGGAAGACAGACCCATACCAGTATGTGGTCTGA